Proteins encoded together in one Juglans regia cultivar Chandler chromosome 9, Walnut 2.0, whole genome shotgun sequence window:
- the LOC108992838 gene encoding beta-glucuronosyltransferase GlcAT14B-like has protein sequence MGSLNMEKRWLFPLVISSLICIFLLATTFNMGLVFSLHTINSIFSNFPSRLATNQTSPIFAESKVSQSPPPPTGPTIPRFAYLISGSKGDLEKLWRTLHALYHPRNQYVVHLDLEAPAEERLELASRVEKEPIFVKVENVYMIAKANMVTYRGPTMVANTLHACAILLKRSKDWDWFINLSASDYPLVTQDDLLYAFSTLNRNLNFIEHTSQLGWKEDKRAMPLMIDPGLYLSNKSDVFWVNPKRTLPTAFKLFTGSAWMVLSRSFVEYCIWGWDNLPRTLLMYYTNFVSSPEGYFQTVICNVPKFAQTAANHDLHYISWDNPPRQHPHTLSLNDTNKMIGSGAAFARKFKQADPVLDKIDKDLLRRKNGSFTPGGWCSGNPKCSKVGNLSKLKPSPRAQRLRRLVARLALKAKFGQNQCK, from the exons ATGGGGTCCCTAAACATGGAGAAGAGATGGCTATTTCCTCTTGTCATAAGTTCTCTCATATGCATATTTCTTCTGGCCACTACCTTCAACATGGGTCTTGTTTTTTCACTACACACAAtaaattcaatcttttcaaattttccttcTCGCTTAGCTACAAATCAAACAAGCCCAATTTTTGCCGAATCAAAGGTTTCACAATCTCCACCCCCTCCTACTGGCCCAACAATTCCTCGATTTGCATATCTGATTTCTGGATCAAAAGGTGATTTGGAAAAGCTTTGGAGAACTCTTCATGCACTTTATCATCCAAGAAACCAGTATGTTGTTCATTTGGATCTTGAGGCGCCAGCAGAGGAGAGGTTGGAGCTCGCCTCTCGAGTGGAAAAAGAACCGATTTTTGTTAAGGTTGAAAATGTTTACATGATTGCCAAAGCTAATATGGTCACTTATAGAGGACCCACTATGGTTGCTAATACTCTTCATGCTTGCGCCATTCTTCTCAAAAGGAGTAAGGATTGGGATTGGTTTATCAACCTCAGTGCTTCTGATTATCCTCTTGTGACTCAAGATG ATCTTCTTTACGCATTCTCAACTTTAAATCGAAACCTTAATTTCATTGAGCACACAAGCCAGCTAGGTTGGAAGGA GGACAAGCGTGCAATGCCTTTGATGATAGATCCTGGGCTATACTTGTCAAACAAATCAGATGTCTTCTGGGTCAATCCCAAAAGAACTTTGCCAACagcttttaaattatttacag GTTCGGCATGGATGGTTCTGTCACGGTCATTTGTAGAGTATTGCATCTGGGGTTGGGATAATTTGCCAAGAACCCTTCTCATGTACTACACAAATTTCGTCTCCTCCCCTGAGGGCTATTTTCAGACCGTCATATGCAATGTGCCCAAGTTTGCACAGACTGCAGCCAACCATGACTTGCACTACATTTCTTGGGATAACCCCCCCAGACAGCACCCTCACACCCTTTCCCTTAATGACACAAACAAGATGATTGGTAGTGGTGCTGCATTTGCTCGAAAATTCAAACAAGCTGACCCAGTGTTGGATAAGATTGATAAGGATTTACTAAGGCGCAAGAATGGGAGCTTCACCCCTGGTGGTTGGTGCTCCGGTAATCCCAAATGTTCCAAGGTTGGGAATCTGAGCAAGCTCAAGCCAAGCCCGAGAGCTCAAAGGCTTCGCCGCCTTGTAGCTAGGCTAGCACTGAAGGCTAAGTTCGGTCAAAATCAGTGCAAATAG